From Nitrospirota bacterium, a single genomic window includes:
- the cooS gene encoding anaerobic carbon-monoxide dehydrogenase catalytic subunit codes for MKSANSAAEKIIEWGEAQGIMTCFERAERLKPCPIGAEGACCKVCHMGPCRLVGKNAEEEARGVCGATLPTVAARNLVRMIAAGTAAHSDHARDMALTLLAVATGEVKDFRITDVKKLNRTAEILGIEFGNGRAVLDTARDVALRLLEDFGRQKGELNFIKRAPQKTQERWKKWGIVPRGIDREIAEAMHRTSVGVDHEPDHLLTHGLRTALADGWGGCMVSTDITDILFGTPKPVRAEASFGIFKEDEVNLVVHGHEPSLAEIIVDIAGDPELMAYAKSKGAKGINLGGMCCTANEVLMRHGIPTAGGFTNQELGIMTGLVDAIVVDVQCIMPALGELSKKFHTKLITTSSKAMIPGAVHVEYDEHKAKETAVKIIKMAIENFPNRKTLGSHVTEKYPVIAGFSHEYIEYMQGGRWRASFRPLNDAITAGRIRGVVGLAGCDNPRVPSTGIHRFLAVELIKNDVLIVSTGCGSAACGTAGYLTPEMALNEAGQGLREVCEAIGIPPILHLGACVDNSRILTIATAMAAEGGLSDEIGGMPAVGIAPEWMSEKAIAIGCYFAASGVPVIFGGDSPVGASEEVTKIMTEVWFERFRGALHFEPDPEKMLSLTLNYIDKAREALKLRKYEPGRFGTERVLMDMAARREIERAAKPHIGIY; via the coding sequence ATAAAGAGTGCAAACAGTGCGGCTGAAAAGATTATAGAGTGGGGTGAGGCGCAGGGCATTATGACCTGCTTTGAAAGGGCAGAAAGGCTCAAACCCTGTCCAATAGGCGCAGAGGGTGCGTGCTGTAAGGTCTGCCATATGGGACCATGCAGACTCGTTGGGAAAAACGCAGAGGAAGAGGCAAGAGGTGTATGCGGAGCAACCCTTCCTACGGTTGCGGCAAGAAACCTCGTAAGGATGATAGCCGCTGGAACAGCCGCACACTCAGACCATGCAAGGGATATGGCACTTACACTTCTTGCAGTTGCCACTGGAGAGGTGAAGGACTTTAGAATTACCGATGTCAAAAAGCTAAACAGGACTGCTGAAATCTTAGGCATAGAGTTTGGAAACGGCAGAGCTGTTCTTGACACGGCAAGGGATGTTGCCCTAAGACTGCTTGAGGACTTTGGAAGACAAAAAGGAGAGCTTAATTTCATAAAGAGGGCGCCTCAAAAGACACAGGAGAGATGGAAGAAATGGGGCATAGTCCCAAGAGGCATTGATAGGGAGATTGCAGAGGCAATGCACAGGACATCGGTTGGTGTTGACCATGAGCCTGACCATCTCCTTACACACGGCTTAAGAACTGCTCTTGCCGATGGATGGGGCGGATGCATGGTCTCCACAGACATAACAGACATACTCTTTGGAACTCCAAAGCCAGTAAGGGCAGAGGCAAGCTTTGGAATCTTCAAGGAAGACGAGGTAAACTTAGTTGTCCATGGACATGAGCCATCTCTTGCAGAGATAATTGTAGATATTGCAGGAGACCCTGAGCTTATGGCATATGCAAAATCAAAAGGTGCAAAGGGCATTAACCTTGGAGGCATGTGCTGTACTGCCAATGAGGTCCTGATGAGACATGGAATACCGACTGCAGGTGGATTTACGAATCAGGAGCTTGGCATTATGACAGGACTCGTTGATGCCATAGTGGTTGATGTTCAGTGCATAATGCCTGCATTGGGGGAGCTTTCAAAGAAGTTTCACACGAAGTTAATAACGACCTCTTCGAAGGCAATGATACCTGGTGCAGTTCATGTGGAATACGACGAGCATAAGGCTAAAGAAACAGCTGTTAAGATAATAAAGATGGCGATAGAGAATTTTCCGAATAGGAAAACACTTGGAAGCCATGTAACCGAAAAGTATCCTGTGATAGCAGGTTTCTCCCATGAATACATAGAATACATGCAAGGCGGAAGATGGAGAGCGTCTTTCAGGCCTCTTAACGATGCCATAACTGCAGGAAGGATAAGGGGTGTTGTTGGTCTTGCAGGGTGCGACAATCCGCGTGTGCCATCAACAGGGATTCACAGGTTTCTTGCAGTAGAGCTTATAAAGAACGATGTGCTGATAGTGTCAACTGGCTGTGGCTCTGCGGCATGTGGAACAGCCGGGTATCTTACGCCTGAGATGGCTCTCAATGAGGCAGGACAAGGTTTAAGAGAGGTCTGTGAGGCAATAGGCATTCCTCCAATTCTTCATCTTGGAGCATGCGTGGATAACTCGAGGATTCTTACGATTGCCACTGCAATGGCAGCCGAAGGAGGGCTATCCGATGAGATAGGAGGCATGCCTGCTGTTGGCATTGCTCCTGAATGGATGTCCGAGAAGGCAATTGCCATTGGCTGTTATTTTGCGGCATCGGGTGTGCCTGTGATATTCGGAGGAGATTCTCCTGTTGGTGCATCCGAGGAGGTTACTAAGATAATGACCGAGGTCTGGTTTGAAAGGTTCCGTGGAGCACTTCATTTCGAGCCTGACCCTGAGAAGATGCTTTCCCTTACCCTAAACTACATTGACAAGGCAAGAGAGGCTTTAAAGCTAAGAAAATACGAGCCAGGCAGATTTGGGACAGAAAGAGTTCTTATGGATATGGCAGCAAGAAGAGAGATTGAGCGTGCCGCAAAACCACATATAGGGATATATTAG
- the nuoE gene encoding NADH-quinone oxidoreductase subunit NuoE produces the protein MKVEDINVDIEIGRVREVLTEWQKKRGLLIHAFQEIQKEYNYLPEEALKALSRKLEIPLSDVYSTASFYKHFYFKPRGKNILCVCMGTACHVRGAGKILDTLTERLGIAEGETAADMSVTLETVGCVGCCGLAPVITVNEEVVGEVTPKKVASVMEKAKARR, from the coding sequence ATGAAAGTAGAAGATATAAATGTAGATATAGAAATCGGAAGGGTTAGAGAAGTCCTTACAGAATGGCAGAAAAAAAGAGGGCTTCTCATACATGCCTTTCAGGAGATTCAGAAAGAGTATAACTATCTTCCAGAGGAGGCACTTAAGGCACTTTCGAGAAAACTCGAAATACCTCTTTCTGATGTCTATAGCACAGCATCTTTTTATAAGCATTTTTATTTTAAGCCAAGAGGAAAAAACATTCTTTGCGTTTGCATGGGCACTGCATGCCATGTAAGGGGCGCAGGGAAGATCCTCGATACCCTCACTGAGAGACTCGGTATTGCAGAAGGTGAGACTGCAGCGGATATGTCGGTGACACTTGAAACAGTTGGCTGTGTTGGTTGTTGTGGGCTTGCACCTGTCATAACAGTAAACGAGGAGGTTGTTGGAGAGGTAACACCTAAAAAGGTTGCTAGTGTCATGGAGAAAGCAAAGGCAAGAAGGTGA
- a CDS encoding SLBB domain-containing protein has protein sequence MERLKSIEALKALRERLKKETFRPEVPRVRVCTGTACTATGSAYVIDALDDETKKKGIEIDIVRTGCQGLCQKGPVMSIEPQGIFYQRIKKEHAPWLINYTVIGDLPYRQGLYRKDILSEPVPQMVDIPFYKKQLRVALRNNGRIDPRNIYHYIAVGGYKALERALSSMSPDEVLDEVDKANLRGRGGAGFPAGKKWRHTKRTGGEIRFVLANGDEGDPGAFMDRSIMEGDPHSLIEGMLLCAYAIEAQYGLIYVRHEYPLAVKNLGIAIKQAEDVGLLGKDIFGKGLDFTIDIREGAGAFVCGESTALIASLEGERGFPRPRPPRLSEHGGGAWGYPSNLNNIETYACVPPIVLNGAKWFLGIGTENSPGTKVFALTGKVKNTGLVEVPMGITLREIIFEIGGGIIGDKKFKAIQTGGPSGGCIPEAYLDMPVDFDSLTKVGSMMGSGGMVVMDEDTCMVDVAKFFLSFTQSESCGKCPPCRIGTYQMLEILKRITSGNGLPDDIERLEDIGRNIKEASLCGLGQSAPNPVLSTLRYFREEYEEHIKDKYCRAKVCKGLGMFVIDTEECFLCGLCKEACTYDAVKETKDRFFIDQDYCTKCKACYLACPIGAVKINKGLESKALKEAE, from the coding sequence ATGGAAAGACTTAAAAGTATAGAAGCTCTGAAGGCATTAAGAGAAAGGCTGAAGAAAGAGACATTCAGGCCCGAGGTGCCCAGAGTCAGGGTTTGCACAGGCACTGCATGCACTGCAACTGGCTCGGCATATGTTATAGATGCATTAGACGATGAGACAAAGAAAAAAGGCATCGAGATAGATATTGTAAGGACAGGCTGTCAGGGCTTGTGCCAGAAAGGCCCTGTTATGAGCATAGAGCCACAGGGGATTTTTTATCAGAGGATTAAAAAGGAACATGCACCATGGCTGATTAATTATACGGTTATTGGAGACCTTCCTTACAGGCAGGGGCTTTATAGAAAAGACATTCTTTCAGAGCCTGTGCCACAGATGGTAGATATACCATTTTATAAGAAACAGCTTAGGGTTGCATTAAGAAATAACGGAAGGATAGACCCAAGGAATATATATCACTACATAGCAGTTGGCGGATACAAGGCACTGGAGCGTGCATTAAGCTCTATGAGTCCTGATGAGGTCTTAGATGAGGTAGATAAGGCAAATCTTCGTGGAAGAGGCGGTGCGGGATTCCCTGCTGGAAAGAAATGGAGACATACCAAAAGGACGGGGGGGGAGATTAGGTTCGTTTTAGCCAATGGGGACGAGGGAGACCCCGGAGCCTTTATGGACAGGTCTATAATGGAGGGAGACCCGCACAGCCTTATCGAGGGAATGCTTCTTTGCGCCTATGCGATTGAGGCACAGTATGGGCTTATCTATGTAAGACATGAGTATCCATTGGCTGTAAAAAACCTTGGCATTGCCATAAAACAGGCAGAAGATGTAGGGCTTTTAGGTAAAGACATATTTGGAAAAGGTCTTGATTTCACAATAGACATAAGAGAGGGTGCAGGCGCATTTGTGTGCGGAGAGTCCACTGCACTTATTGCCTCCCTCGAAGGCGAAAGAGGATTTCCAAGGCCAAGGCCTCCAAGGCTTTCAGAGCATGGAGGAGGTGCATGGGGCTATCCAAGCAACTTAAATAACATCGAGACCTATGCATGTGTGCCTCCTATTGTACTTAATGGTGCAAAGTGGTTCCTTGGCATTGGCACAGAGAACTCACCGGGCACAAAGGTCTTTGCCCTTACAGGAAAGGTGAAAAACACAGGGCTTGTCGAGGTCCCAATGGGAATCACCCTAAGGGAGATAATATTCGAGATAGGCGGTGGAATCATCGGAGATAAAAAGTTTAAGGCTATTCAGACAGGAGGCCCATCAGGCGGATGCATTCCAGAGGCATACCTCGATATGCCTGTGGATTTTGATTCCCTTACAAAAGTAGGCTCTATGATGGGCTCAGGCGGAATGGTTGTCATGGATGAGGACACATGCATGGTGGATGTCGCAAAGTTCTTCCTTTCATTCACACAGTCGGAATCATGCGGAAAGTGTCCGCCATGCAGAATAGGCACATACCAGATGCTTGAGATTCTTAAAAGGATAACCTCAGGCAATGGTCTTCCCGATGATATAGAAAGGCTGGAAGACATAGGAAGAAACATCAAAGAGGCATCCCTTTGCGGATTGGGACAGTCAGCGCCAAACCCTGTGCTTTCGACCTTAAGATACTTCAGAGAGGAGTACGAAGAGCATATAAAGGACAAATACTGTAGGGCAAAGGTCTGTAAAGGACTCGGAATGTTCGTTATAGATACCGAGGAGTGTTTTCTCTGCGGACTTTGTAAAGAGGCATGCACCTATGATGCAGTGAAAGAGACAAAAGACAGATTCTTTATAGACCAAGATTACTGCACAAAATGCAAGGCATGCTATCTTGCATGCCCGATTGGCGCAGTTAAGATTAACAAAGGGCTTGAGAGCAAGGCTCTTAAAGAGGCTGAATGA